One Spinacia oleracea cultivar Varoflay chromosome 4, BTI_SOV_V1, whole genome shotgun sequence DNA segment encodes these proteins:
- the LOC110802497 gene encoding polyadenylate-binding protein 2 isoform X3, which translates to MEQPEEQDVDMTSPADINNDNEPVADVEDMRKRLKEMEDEAAALREMQAKVEKEMGAVQDPAAVAADQANREEVDSRSVFVGNVDYACTPEEVQQHFQSCGTVNRVTIRTNKFGQPKGYAYVEFVEVEAVQEAINLSESVLHGRQLKVTAKRTNVPGMKQFRARRPSPFMGGYGFRGAYPATPYFYPPYGYGTSGVAWVNP; encoded by the exons ATGGAGCAGCCGGAAGAGCAAGACGTCGACATGACTTCCCCCGCCGATATCAACAACGACAATGAGCCTGTTGCG GATGTTGAAGATATGCGCaagagattgaaggaaatgGAAGATGAAGCCGCTGCTCTTCGTGAGATGCAGGCTAAAGTCGAGAAAGAGATGGGCGCTGTTCAAG ATCCTGCTGCCGTGGCTGCTGACCAGGCAAACAGAGAAGAAGTTGATTCTCGATCAGTGTTTGTGGGCAAT GTTGATTATGCTTGCACGCCTGAAGAGGTGCAGCAGCATTTTCAGTCATGTGGAACTGTAAACAGGGTGACAATTCGGACTAACAAATTCGGGCAACCTAAGGGATATGCTTATGTGGAGTTCGTTGAGGTAGAGGCTGTTCAAGAAGCAATTAATTTGAGCGAATCTGTTTTGCATGGCCGCCAATTGAAG GTGACAGCAAAGAGAACCAATGTCCCAGGAATGAAGCAGTTTCGAGCTAGGCGTCCCAGTCCTTTTATGGGCGGCTATGGTTTTAGGGGCGCATATCCAGCAACACCATATTTTTACCCACCTTATGGATATGG GACAAGCGGGGTTGCATGGGTAAATCCGTAA
- the LOC110802497 gene encoding polyadenylate-binding protein 2 isoform X1 — MEQPEEQDVDMTSPADINNDNEPVADVEDMRKRLKEMEDEAAALREMQAKVEKEMGAVQDPAAVAADQANREEVDSRSVFVGNVDYACTPEEVQQHFQSCGTVNRVTIRTNKFGQPKGYAYVEFVEVEAVQEAINLSESVLHGRQLKVTAKRTNVPGMKQFRARRPSPFMGGYGFRGAYPATPYFYPPYGYGKAPRFRMPMRYGPY; from the exons ATGGAGCAGCCGGAAGAGCAAGACGTCGACATGACTTCCCCCGCCGATATCAACAACGACAATGAGCCTGTTGCG GATGTTGAAGATATGCGCaagagattgaaggaaatgGAAGATGAAGCCGCTGCTCTTCGTGAGATGCAGGCTAAAGTCGAGAAAGAGATGGGCGCTGTTCAAG ATCCTGCTGCCGTGGCTGCTGACCAGGCAAACAGAGAAGAAGTTGATTCTCGATCAGTGTTTGTGGGCAAT GTTGATTATGCTTGCACGCCTGAAGAGGTGCAGCAGCATTTTCAGTCATGTGGAACTGTAAACAGGGTGACAATTCGGACTAACAAATTCGGGCAACCTAAGGGATATGCTTATGTGGAGTTCGTTGAGGTAGAGGCTGTTCAAGAAGCAATTAATTTGAGCGAATCTGTTTTGCATGGCCGCCAATTGAAG GTGACAGCAAAGAGAACCAATGTCCCAGGAATGAAGCAGTTTCGAGCTAGGCGTCCCAGTCCTTTTATGGGCGGCTATGGTTTTAGGGGCGCATATCCAGCAACACCATATTTTTACCCACCTTATGGATATGG AAAAGCCCCGAGGTTCAGAATGCCAATGCGATATGGCCCTTATTAG
- the LOC110802497 gene encoding polyadenylate-binding protein 2 isoform X2, translating into MEQPEEQDVDMTSPADINNDNEPDVEDMRKRLKEMEDEAAALREMQAKVEKEMGAVQDPAAVAADQANREEVDSRSVFVGNVDYACTPEEVQQHFQSCGTVNRVTIRTNKFGQPKGYAYVEFVEVEAVQEAINLSESVLHGRQLKVTAKRTNVPGMKQFRARRPSPFMGGYGFRGAYPATPYFYPPYGYGKAPRFRMPMRYGPY; encoded by the exons ATGGAGCAGCCGGAAGAGCAAGACGTCGACATGACTTCCCCCGCCGATATCAACAACGACAATGAGCCT GATGTTGAAGATATGCGCaagagattgaaggaaatgGAAGATGAAGCCGCTGCTCTTCGTGAGATGCAGGCTAAAGTCGAGAAAGAGATGGGCGCTGTTCAAG ATCCTGCTGCCGTGGCTGCTGACCAGGCAAACAGAGAAGAAGTTGATTCTCGATCAGTGTTTGTGGGCAAT GTTGATTATGCTTGCACGCCTGAAGAGGTGCAGCAGCATTTTCAGTCATGTGGAACTGTAAACAGGGTGACAATTCGGACTAACAAATTCGGGCAACCTAAGGGATATGCTTATGTGGAGTTCGTTGAGGTAGAGGCTGTTCAAGAAGCAATTAATTTGAGCGAATCTGTTTTGCATGGCCGCCAATTGAAG GTGACAGCAAAGAGAACCAATGTCCCAGGAATGAAGCAGTTTCGAGCTAGGCGTCCCAGTCCTTTTATGGGCGGCTATGGTTTTAGGGGCGCATATCCAGCAACACCATATTTTTACCCACCTTATGGATATGG AAAAGCCCCGAGGTTCAGAATGCCAATGCGATATGGCCCTTATTAG